Proteins co-encoded in one Yamadazyma tenuis chromosome 1, complete sequence genomic window:
- the NPC2 gene encoding Phosphatidylglycerol/phosphatidylinositol transfer protein (COG:S; EggNog:ENOG503P3WJ; BUSCO:EOG09264UJF) has protein sequence MVSFTKFAVAATWASANGLSIVPSLQTYANNLASFFSLQDSPIAVDPAPATDSGFAIELKLPGGIPGNDRPIPGDSPLVQCDVTEAQLLNLQSVILEPNPPLRGENLTIIAKGYLDIDIEDGAYVEVDVRYGFIKLLHQTFDICEEISAVDLECPIAAGQHIIIKEVEIPSEVPPGKYIVTARAYTKDDEFITCLSGTVEFPAA, from the coding sequence ATGGTTTCTTTCACTAAATTCGCCGTGGCCGCCACCTGGGCGTCCGCCAACGGCTTGTCCATCGTTCCTTCTCTCCAAACCTACGCCAATAACTTGGCTTCCTTTTTCCTGTTGCAAGACTCGCCAATTGCCGTTGACCCTGCCCCTGCCACAGACTCGGGTTTCGCCATTGAACTCAAGTTGCCAGGAGGAATCCCCGGCAACGACAGACCCATTCCCGGAGACTCGCCGCTAGTCCAATGTGACGTCACCGAGGCCCAGCTCTTGAACTTGCAGAGCGTCATTTTAGAGCCCAATCCCCCTTTGAGAGGTGAAAACTTGACTATCATCGCCAAAGGGTATTTGGATATCGACATTGAGGACGGTGCGTACGTCGAGGTCGACGTAAGGTACggcttcatcaagttgttgcaCCAGACGTTTGATATCTGTGAGGAGATTTCTGCTGTTGACTTGGAATGTCCTATTGCTGCCGGCCAGCATATCATTATCAAGGAGGTGGAGATTCCGCTGGAAGTGCCTCCAGGAAAGTATATTGTCACGGCCCGGGCGTACACCAAGGACGATGAATTTATCACCTGTTTGAGTGGGACTGTTGAATTTCCTGCTGCTTGA
- the BUD14 gene encoding protein phosphatase regulator (COG:U; EggNog:ENOG503NURA), translating into MSHNPYTSSAPLLSTADNSAHLLSPHAIARKVSSLSNSSSTYSNQTQHSFTSNQSSASQGSVVVSKSADVSKATIQSSVLDYIKNSDSDFNPNELFQQRQQRNFITNFDKTPSQKLPSRAVPGPEPRETSPLSFDQNHNDQHNSDLDLGRQPLAIGSGDESEIPTRKNSSIFFNDSFEEEPEDENFDDDDYDYDYDDAEDDDDMPSPPRSPPREIDPGKLYGLYDFSGPDPSHCSIARNEPVYLINDQDNYWWLIKKLTKQERVQLTTERNLNKSEQELNEAGDEYLLSDEEDGKIGFVPAECLETYGERLARLNCFKNEELEKSSRDLLVSSNPSSSDNVLGSPVIFQKTPDTTISRSGSILRDGTKQLINKSVTFEDLGVLELNENSDSGGEDEEFPSHYNIPEIEEIHREIHADDDKKSEILSETFPSESPLVISKRKSTSGSPSPPKDMSLSEITPDTPQSDYQTPIPAPLNIFAKDNVSPEYRTPGECKSSEENEDATPVENYKTPQEHDYDYGNFTDEYLDDKDTWTQTPTSERLRRSEILTRLNQVTSDIQNELDGYDEDLDYRDTHQVFGTAEDKYLSDDYDSRNSYLLSFQDQRDSVAENDEDEDLGEYKGFDDKEKYLDDKEKVLDDKALGEEVGSGYGDILADLDHGSDLDNLPQDQSSPLRPQTSLPKPTTPDSKILAARRKSTPVHDMFVPILGKFDELAEKLAEIDDML; encoded by the coding sequence ATGCTGCACAACCCATACACATCGTCAGCACCGCTACTCTCTACGGCTGACAACTCGGCCCACTTGCTAAGCCCTCATGCCATTGCTAGAAAGGTCTCGAGCCTCTCGAACAGTTCCTCAACATACTCGAACCAGACCCAGCATTCATTCACCTCTAATCAGTCATCGGCATCGCAGGGCTCGGTGGTGGTATCCAAGTCGGCAGACGTATCCAAGGCAACCATCCAGTCTTCAGTTTTGGACTATATCAAAAACAGCGACAGTGACTTCAATCCCAACGAATTGTTCCAGCAACGACAACAACGcaacttcatcaccaacttcgACAAGACCCCCAGCCAGAAGCTACCGTCGCGGGCGGTGCCTGGGCCTGAGCCCCGTGAAACCAGTCCTCTTTCCTTTGATCAGAACCATAACGACCAGCATAATTCAGATCTTGATCTTGGTCGCCAACCTTTGGCAATTGGCCTGGGTGACGAACTGGAGATCCCCACCCGGAAAAATAGTAGcatattcttcaatgataGTTTTGAggaagaaccagaagacGAAAACttcgatgatgacgattACGACTACGATTATGACGATGCGGAGGACGACGATGACATGCCATCTCCTCCACGGTCGCCTCCTCGAGAAATCGATCCAGGCAAGCTCTACGGCCTATATGACTTCTCGGGACCAGATCCATCCCATTGTTCAATTGCTAGAAATGAGCCTGTTTATCTCATCAACGACCAGGATAACTACTGGtggttgatcaagaaacttACCAAACAGGAACGCGTCCAGTTGACGACCGAACgaaacttgaacaaaagtGAACAAGAATTGAATGAAGCCGGAGACGAGTATCTTTTGTctgacgaagaagacggGAAAATAGGGTTTGTGCCGGCTGAATGTCTTGAAACATACGGTGAACGATTGGCTCGGTTGAACTGCTTTAAGAATGAAGAACTCGAAAAGTCTTCTAGAGATTTGTTGGTGTCGTCCAACCCCAGCAGCTCAGACAATGTACTTGGGTCTCCGGTGATTTTCCAGAAGACACCCGATACAACTATATCTCGATCAGGTAGTATTCTTCGCGATGGTACCAAAcaattgatcaacaagctGGTCACTTTCGAAGACTTAGGAGTGTTGGAACTCAATGAGAATAGTGacagtggtggtgaagacgaagagttCCCTAGTCACTATAATATTCCTGAAATTGAGGAAATCCATAGAGAGATCCACGCCGATGACGATAAAAAGTCAGAGATTCTCAGTGAAACGTTCCCATCAGAGAGTCCATTGGTGATATCCAAGCGGAAATCAACTTCAGGCTCTCCACTGCCACCCAAAGATATGAGCCTAAGCGAAATCACTCCCGACACCCCTCAGAGTGACTATCAAACTCCTATACCGGCCCCGCTCAATATATTTGCCAAAGATAATGTGTCGCCTGAGTATAGGACTCCAGGCGAGTGCAAGTCTTCGGAAGAGAACGAAGATGCTACGCCTGTTGAGAACTACAAGACTCCTCAAGAACACGACTACGACTACGGCAATTTCACCGACGAATACCTCGACGACAAAGACACCTGGACCCAAACCCCCACGTCTGAACGGTTACGCCGGTCTGAAATTTTGACTCGTTTAAATCAAGTTACTTCAGATATCCAGAACGAACTTGATGGATATGACGAAGATCTTGACTACAGAGACACCCATCAGGTGTTTGGCACTGCCGAAGACAAATATCTCCTGGATGACTATGATTCTCGGAACAGCTACCTCCTCTCATTCCAAGATCAGCGAGACCTGGTGGCAGAAaacgatgaagatgaggatcTTGGTGAATACAAAGGTTTTGACGATAAAGAAAAATATCTTGACGATAAGgaaaaagttcttgacgATAAAGctcttggtgaagaagtAGGGTCTGGATACGGTGATATTCTAGCCGATCTCGATCACGGTTCTGACTTGGACAATCTTCCCCAAGACCAATCCAGTCCTTTAAGACCGCAGACTAGTTTGCCTAAACCTACCACTCCGGACTCCAAGATATTGGCTGCAAGACGCAAGTCAACACCCGTTCATGACATGTTTGTGCCCATCCTTGGCAAATTCGATGAGCTTGCTGAGAAGTTGGCTGAGATAGATGATATGCTCTGA
- a CDS encoding uncharacterized protein (COG:U,Y; EggNog:ENOG503NWD3) has translation MTTPSAVAWTPDLQAVDQLKLIIGSTFSSNNVERNAANESLVLAKSQPQIENYLLYILVMDESAKSDVRAASGINLKNIISRSSSGSPETHQFILDNIAHGLTSHDNMVRNTTGNVITALFSKYGLAGWPQVLPSLVNLAKSADPTAADTKIADAAMSALAKICEDSHYKLNVELEGERPLDYLMASFIELLESCSNRVKALSIECIDYFIPHRSQSVLVVLDVFLQKLFQLAHNSNKDVKKSVCKAFASVLEARGDKLLPHVDGVITYCLHLMEDEDEEVALEACEFLLALSTSPEVEQNPEIFRGRLHDVLPALLEKMVYSEEEIFFMNLVDEKDDATVADNEEDIRPQAAKSKESHKAASKSGNKNNSYDDNDDSDDEDFEDDSDDDSELDQWSIRKCSAACLDVLSLNLQSEVLEVTLPILQERIVSSQWEVREASILAFGAISKSCMELSRDKLPTLVPFLVDRLQDDEPRVRQITCWTISRFSSWVAEEAHEGGHYSSYFDPTFTSILKCALDRKKVVQEAACSALSSFIEETDPTLIEMYLVPLLQHFAKCFSTYQRKNLIILYDCVQTFVEAMGHERLAAKQEYVEVLLPPLLHKWELLDDNDTALWPLLECMASIAATLGELFAPYAMPVYGRAVNILTNTIHTDLQSQTDPSIDLPEKDFMVTSLDLIDGLIQGFGSHSLELIQSNRINLMELVLQCFEDSTDDVRQSAYALLGDLAIFVLDATVVPYLNQIMVCIGNEINTRNFNSYPVYNNAIWSLGEICMRLSYEQLKPYLANLVSLLIPVLNSMDTPQTVLENAAICLGRMGLHGGAEVVGPRLPEFIVQWCAHMLYLMDDSEKETGFKGMLNTIASNPDQGFGGLSTLQGKKNLSTFISTVANYFEPPEDLKHSFSQLLQSYSGLLGENFNTQVLNHLDQESRRSLYEMYGI, from the coding sequence ATGACAACCCCCAGTGCGGTGGCCTGGACCCCTGATCTCCAAGCCGTGGACCAGCTCAAGCTCATCATTGGTAGTACGTTCTCGTCGAACAACGTCGAACGAAACGCTGCCAATGAGTCGCTTGTTCTCGCAAAGTCCCAACCACAAATCGAAAACTATCTACTCTACATTCTTGTCATGGATGAATCTGCCAAGCTGGATGTCCGAGCCGCAAGTGGTATTAACTTAAAAAACATAATTTCCCGGTCGTCCAGCGGATCTCCCGAAACCCACCAGTTTATTCTCGATAACATCGCCCATGGTCTCACGTCCCATGATAATATGGTTAGAAATACCACCGGAAACGTCATCACAGCActtttctccaagtatGGACTTGCAGGCTGGCCTCAGGTGCTACCCAGTCTTGTGAACTTGGCTAAGCTGGCGGATCCCACTGCTGCAGACACAAAAATCGCTGATGCCGCCATGAGCGCACTCGCCAAGATCTGTGAAGACAGTCACTATAAACTCAACGTGGAGCTTGAAGGGGAACGGCCGTTGGACTACTTGATGGCCAGCTTTATTGAGTTGCTTGAATCGTGCTCCAACCGTGTCAAAGCTTTAAGTATCGAGTGTATTGACTATTTCATACCTCATCGCTCTCAAAGCGTGCTTGTGGTACTTGATGTGTTTCTCCAAAAGCTCTTCCAATTGGCTCACAATTCCAACAAGGATGTCAAGAAGAGTGTCTGCAAGGCATTTGCGTCAGTTTTGGAGGCTCGGGGTGATAAATTGTTACCTCATGTTGACGGGGTCATTACCTACTGCCTACACTTgatggaagatgaagatgaagaggtTGCTCTTGAAGCCTGTGAGTTCCTCCTTGCATTATCGACGTCACCCGAGGTGGAACAGAACCCAGAAATATTCCGAGGTCGTCTCCATGACGTTCTTCCTGctttgttggagaaaatgGTGTattcagaagaagagatctTTTTCATGAATTTGGTTGACGAAAAGGACGATGCTACCGTTGCTGataatgaagaagatattcGGCCTCAGGCAGCCAAACTGAAGGAATCACATAAGGCTGCCAGTAAGAGTGGGAATAAGAATAACCTGtatgatgataatgacgATTCCGACGATGAAGACTTCGAAGATGACAGCGATGACGACTCAGAGCTCGACCAGTGGAGTATACGGAAGTGTTCTGCTGCATGCTTGGATGTTTTGTCATTAAACTTGCAGTCTGAAGTGTTGGAAGTTACGTTGCCCATATTGCAAGAAAGAATTGTTTCGTCACAGTGGGAAGTCAGAGAAGCTTCCATCTTGGCCTTCGGGGCCATTAGCAAGAGCTGTATGGAATTATCTCGTGACAAGCTTCCCACCCTCGTGCCGTTCTTGGTTGACCGTTTACAAGACGATGAACCCCGAGTTCGTCAAATCACCTGTTGGACCATCTCACGGTTCTCGTCATGGGTGGCTGAGGAAGCTCATGAAGGGGGCCACTACTCTCTGTACTTTGATCCTACCTTCACATCTATTTTAAAGTGTGCATTGGACCGGAAAAAAGTTGTTCAGGAAGCAGCCTGTTCAGCCCTTTCCTCATTCATTGAGGAAACCGATCCCACCTTGATTGAAATGTACTTGGTACCGTTGTTACAGCACTTTGCCAAGTGTTTCAGCACCTACCAACGTAAAAACCTCATTATCTTGTATGACTGTGTACAAACGTTTGTTGAGGCCATGGGCCACGAAAgattggctgcaaaacaGGAGTATGTGGAGGTGTTGTTACCTCCATTGTTGCACAAATGGGAACTTTTGGATGATAATGACACGGCATTATGGCCATTGTTGGAGTGTATGGCATCAATTGCTGCCACTCTTGGTGAGTTGTTTGCTCCCTACGCCATGCCGGTGTATGGACGGGCCGTCAACATTCTTACAAACACCATCCACACCGATCTCCAGTCGCAGACAGATCCGTCCATCGACTTGCCCGAAAAAGACTTCATGGTGACTTCGTTGGACTTAATTGACGGGTTGATCCAGGGGTTCGGATCCCATTCCCTTGAGCTTATCCAGAGTAACCGTATCAACCTCATGGAGttggttcttcaatgtTTCGAAGATTCCACCGACGATGTTCGGCAATCTGCATATGCCTTGCTTGGAGACTTGGCCATCTTTGTGTTGGATGCCACGGTGGTTCCCTATTTGAACCAGATCATGGTGTGTATTGGGAACGAGATCAACACCCgcaacttcaactcgtATCCGGTTTATAACAATGCCATCTGGTCGCTTGGGGAGATCTGTATGCGTCTCTCGTATGAGCAGTTGAAGCCATatttggccaacttggtgagTTTATTGATTCCGGTGTTGAACTCAATGGATACTCCCCAAACGGTATTGGAAAATGCAGCCATCTGTCTCGGAAGAATGGGGCTTCATGGAGGAGCAGAGGTGGTGGGTCCTCGGTTGCCGGAGTTCATTGTGCAATGGTGTGCTCATATGCTTTACTTGATGGATGACAGCGAAAAGGAAACTGGCTTTAAAGGAATGTTAAATACCATTGCCTCCAACCCTGATCAAGGATTCGGAGGCTTGTCGACACTCCAGGGAAAGAAGAACCTATCCACGTTCATCTCCACCGTTGCCAACTACTTTGAGCCACCTGAAGACCTCAAACACTCGTTTTCgcagcttcttcaaagctATAGTGGCTTACTTGGtgagaacttcaacacccaGGTGTTGAACCATTTGGACCAGGAGTCCCGACGCCTGCTTTATGAGATGTATGGCATCTAG
- the GPI19 gene encoding phosphatidylinositol N-acetylglucosaminyltransferase gpi19 (COG:S; EggNog:ENOG503P54A), with protein MADLSTTEDSLARQSDVTVSNQNPELAEYVGFSTSVVSAVLLSCFVLWCFVPTEFFVQHLGFDYFPDKYWTSAVPAFFLMAMLFSYVGHTLYEVEIKTLQLNDIRNFIDEHSVMPGSEKYDFETMNAEMAQYIHKSPSGVCDLPVTIANEVLYGDYEEDFDELD; from the coding sequence ATGGCAGACTTATCCACCACAGAAGATAGCCTTGCTCGACAGTCGGACGTCACGGTCCTGAACCAGAACCCTGAACTCGCGGAGTATGTGGGGTTTTCCACCAGCGTCGTGAGCGCCGTGTTGCTCTCGTGCTTTGTTCTCTGGTGTTTTGTACCCACCGAGTTCTTTGTACAGcatcttggatttgactATTTCCCCGACAAATACTGGACATCTGCAGTGCCagcattcttcttgatggcaaTGCTCTTCAGTTACGTGGGCCACACATTGTACGAGGTAGAAATCAAAACCCTCCAACTCAATGACATTCGCAACTTTATCGATGAGCACAGCGTGATGCCAGGAAGTGAAAAGTATGATTTCGAAACCATGAACGCCGAAATGGCCCAGTATATCCACAAATCCCCGTCGGGCGTGTGCGACTTGCCGGTGACTATAGCCAACGAGGTTTTGTATGGAGACTACGAGGAGgattttgatgaacttgactAA
- the CPA2 gene encoding carbamoyl-phosphate synthase (glutamine-hydrolyzing) cpa2 (EggNog:ENOG503NUIJ; COG:F), producing the protein MLQAIKPMLRQLAPARPTARFVYAPQRLVSNSSRLAQSSATYPGAQLLKNFEGDKAQHLVDVSKVLVIGSGGLSIGQAGEFDYSGSQAIKALKEANKQSILINPNIATNQTSHALADEIYYLPVTAEYITYIIEREQPDGILLTFGGQTALNVGVKLDKMGVFERYNVKVLGTPIKTLETSEDRDLFAQALNEINIPIAESIAVETVDDALAAAEEVGYPIIVRSAYALGGLGSGFANNKDELRNLASQSLSLAPQILVEKSLKGWKEVEYEVVRDRVDNCITVCNMENFDPLGIHTGDSIVVAPSQTLSDEEYHMLRSAAIKIIRHLGVVGECNVQYALQPDGLDYRVIEVNARLSRSSALASKATGYPLAYTAAKIALGHTLPELPNPVTRTTSANFEPSLDYMVTKIPRWDLAKFQHVKRDIGSAMKSVGEVMAIGRNFEESFQKAIRQVDPSFVGFQGDHFEDLDDALANPTDRRWLAVGQALLHENYTVDRVHELSKIDKWFLYKLMNIVNMYRELEAATTLANINSDLMQRAKKLGFSDKQIALCVGSQELEVRAVRKSYGLVPFVKKIDTLAAEFPANTNYLYTTYNATSSDLDFNDKGTMVLGSGVYRIGSSVEFDWCAVSTARALRQSGHKTIMINYNPETVSTDFDEVDRLYFEELSLERVLDIYELETASGVVVSVGGQLPQNIALALQNNGCNVLGTDPEDIDKAEDRHKFSQILDSIGVDQPQWKELTSIAEAEAFANDVGYPVLVRPSYVLSGAAMSVINSQNELEAKLSNASKVSQDHPVVISKFIEGAQEIDIDGVASDGQVLVHAVSEHVENAGVHSGDATLVLPPQQLSPVVMARLKEIADKVAHAWKITGPFNMQIIKDDQNGSLDDATCALKVIECNIRASRSFPFVSKVLGVNFIDVAVKALIKHEVPAPVDLMNKNYGWVATKVPQFSFTRLAGADPFLGVEMSSTGEVACFGEDVNEAYWTSIQSTMNFKLPTPGQGILFGGDLTNDKLGHVAALVSDLGYHFFSADDATVEYLVKYTNQPVETIEFPKTDKRALREIFQKHDIGAVFNLARARAEDLLDKDYVMRRNAIDFGIPLFNEPNTTKLFAECLKKYIAAKPSFDVTPETVVIPQEVKRWSEFIGGKPV; encoded by the coding sequence ATGTTGCAAGCAATCAAACCTATGCTCCGTCAGCTTGCACCAGCGCGGCCTACTGCCCGCTTCGTGTATGCTCCCCAAAGATTGGTATCAAACTCGTCCAGATTGGCCCAACTGCTGGCCACCTACCCAGGTGCTCagctcttgaaaaactttGAAGGTGACAAAGCACAGCATCTTGTCGACGTCtccaaggtgttggtgatCGGTTCCGGAGGGCTCTCCATCGGCCAGGCGGGAGAATTCGATTATTCGGGTTCCCAGGCCATCAAAGCGTTGAAAGAAGCCAATAAGCAGAGTATTTTGATCAACCCTAATATCGCCACCAATCAGACATCCCATGCTTTGGCAGATGAAATCTACTACTTGCCGGTGACCGCCGAATACATCACGTACATCATTGAAAGAGAACAACCCGATGGAATTTTGTTGACGTTTGGCGGTCAAACTGCGTTGAACGTCGGGGTTAAATTGGATAAAATGGGGGTTTTCGAGCGGTACAACGTCAAGGTGTTGGGTACGCCCATCAAGACGTTGGAGACATCCGAGGACCGTGACTTGTTTGCCCAGGCgttgaatgaaatcaatATCCCCATCGCTGAGTCCATTGCCGTGGAAACAGTGGACGATGCTTTGGCAGCAGCcgaagaagttggatacCCCATCATCGTCCGGTCCGCCTACGCGTTGGGAGGTTTGGGCTCAGGGTTCGCCAACAATAAAGACGAGTTGAGAAACCTCGCTTCCCAGTCGTTGTCGTTGGCACCCcagatcttggtggaaaaaTCCTTGAAAGGGTGGAAAGAAGTGGAATATGAAGTGGTCAGAGACCGTGTTGATAACTGTATCACCGTGTGTAACATGGAGAACTTTGACCCGTTGGGAATCCACACGGGAGACTCCATCGTGGTGGCCCCATCGCAGACGCTTTCGGATGAAGAGTATCATATGTTGAGAAGCGCAGCCATCAAGATCATTAGACACTTGGGAGTTGTGGGAGAATGTAACGTACAATATGCTTTACAGCCCGATGGACTCGACTACCGAGTCATTGAAGTCAACGCCCGGTTGTCGAGATCATCGGCATTGGCGTCCAAAGCTACTGGTTACCCATTGGCCTACACGGCTGCTAAAATCGCCTTGGGTCACACTTTACCCGAATTACCCAACCCTGTTACCAGAACCACATCCGCCAACTTCGAGCCTTCATTGGATTATATGGTCACCAAGATTCCCAGATGGGATTTGGCCAAATTTCAGCACGTGAAGAGAGATATTGGATCTGCTATGAAATCGGTGGGTGAGGTGATGGCCATCGGCAGAAACTTTGAGGAATCGTTTCAAAAGGCCATCAGACAAGTGGACCCATCATTTGTTGGATTCCAAGGTGAtcattttgaagacttggaCGATGCTTTGGCCAACCCTACCGATAGAAGATGGTTGGCGGTGGGTCAGGCTTTATTACATGAAAACTATACGGTTGACCGCGTGCACGAGTTGCTGAAAATCGACAAGTGGTTCTTATAcaaattgatgaatatCGTCAACATGTACCGGGAATTAGAAGCAGCCACCACTCTTGCTAACATTAACAGTGATTTGATGCAGAGAGCCAAAAAATTGGGTTTCTCCGATAAGCAAATCGCTCTTTGTGTGGGATCACAGGAATTGGAGGTTAGGGCCGTCAGAAAACTGTACGGGCTAGTGCCGTTTGTCAAGAAAATCGACACTTTGGCGGCCGAGTTTCCAGCGAACACAAACTACTTGTACACCACCTACAATGCCACCTCCTCCGACTTGGACTTCAATGACAAAGGAACCATGGTATTGGGTCTGGGGGTTTACCGGATCGGGTCGTCGGTCGAGTTCGACTGGTGTGCCGTGTCCACCGCCAGAGCTCTCCGTCAGTCTGGTCACAAGACCATCATGATCAACTACAACCCCGAAACCGTGTCCACTGATTTTGACGAGGTCGACCGGTTAtattttgaagagctttCCTTGGAAAGAGTGCTTGATATCTACGAGTTGGAAACCGCCAGCGGCGTGGTCGTCAGTGTTGGGGGTCAGTTGCCCCAGAACATCGCATTGGCGTTGCAAAACAACGGGTGCAATGTGTTGGGAACCGACCCGGAAGACATCGACAAGGCTGAAGACCGTCACAAGTTCTCCCAGATCTTGGACTCCATCGGTGTTGACCAGCCCCAATGGAAGGAGTTGACGTCCATCGCTGAGGCCGAGGCTTTTGCCAACGATGTCGGGTACCCGGTGTTGGTGCGTCCCTCGTACGTGTTGAGTGGTGCGGCAATGTCTGTCATCAACAGTCAGAACGAGTTGGAGGCCAAGTTATCCAACGCCTCCAAAGTGTCTCAGGACCATCCAGTGGTGATTTCTAAGTTCATTGAAGGGGCCCAAGAAATCGATATTGACGGGGTGGCCAGTGACGGCCAAGTGTTGGTGCACGCGGTGTCAGAACATGTGGAAAATGCCGGGGTTCACTCAGGTGATGCTACCTTGGTGTTGCCTCCACAGCAGTTGTCACCAGTGGTGATGGCCCGGTTGAAGGAAATCGCCGATAAGGTGGCCCATGCCTGGAAGATCACCGGACCGTTCAACATGcaaatcatcaaagacGACCAAAATGGCCTGTTGGACGATGCCACCTGTGCGTTGAAAGTCATCGAATGTAATATCCGGGCGTCCAGATCGTTCCCATTTGTGTCCAAGGTGTTGGGAGTCAACTTCATCGACGTGGCTGTCAAGGCCTTGATCAAGCATGAGGTACCTGCTCCAGTGgatttgatgaacaagaactACGGGTGGGTTGCCACCAAGGTTCCCCAATTCTCCTTCACTCGGTTGGCGGGTGCCGACCCATTCTTGGGAGTGGAAATGTCCTCCACTGGAGAAGTGGCTTgttttggtgaagatgtcaATGAGGCCTACTGGACTTCGATTCAGTCGACCATGAACTTTAAGTTGCCTACTCCCGGCCAAGGAAttctttttggtggagaCTTGACCAACGATAAGTTGGGACATGTGGCAGCATTGGTGTCCGATTTGGGCTACCATTTCTTCAGTGCCGATGATGCAACGGTGGAGTACTTGGTCAAATATACCAACCAACCAGTGGAAACCATCGAGTTTCCCAAAACCGACAAGAGGGCCTTGAGGGAAATCTTCCAGAAGCATGACATCGGGGCCgtgttcaacttggcccGTGCCCGGGCtgaagacttgttggatAAGGACTATGTCATGAGAAGAAATGCCATTGACTTTGGTATTCCCTTGTTCAACGAgcccaacaccaccaagttgtttgccgagtgtttgaaaaagtaTATTGCTGCCAAG
- the FTH2 gene encoding putative iron permease membrane protein (COG:P; EggNog:ENOG503Q2ZK): MFELEAYFSIQIFFIILRETLETAIIISVLLSFINQNNGPSTTPSPADTELQRKLKLQVWVGAISGLAICLFIGLVFITAFYYIGKDYWSLTERLWEGVFSLLSSAIITIMGLGLLRINKIMKVKWWMKLGDAYDSNKQIQRPSPDEDADADTPEDRVDQLVAGPARGRSGSPGLRKRYFLAILPFITTLREGLEAVVFVGGMGVSNPLTSLPLSIMSGIILGSAIGYLLYKGGNKLSLQYFLIISTCFLYTVSAGLMSRGVWFLELERFVRRCDGFDVSETGSGPGSYDISTSVWHVNCCNGLTDGWWMVFNAIFGWTNSATYGSVGSYIVYWLVVSLWLESKLFEERHGYLPLIPIRFQIKRIKKRIKLYRYIQESHAHQKDHDFDAPYEDLQSNPSVDLERLESHQLLHRA; encoded by the coding sequence ATGTTTGAGCTTGAGGCATACTTTTCCATCcagatcttcttcatcatcttgaGAGAGACGTTGGAAACGGCCATCATCATATCTGTGCTTTTGTCATTCATAAACCAAAATAATGGACCGTCAACCACCCCCTCGCCGGCCGACACGGAGCTCCAGCGCAAGCTCAAGCTCCAAGTGTGGGTGGGTGCCATTTCGGGTCTCGCCATCTGTCTTTTCATAGGTTTGGTATTCATCACCGCCTTCTATTATATCGGTAAGGACTACTGGTCTCTTACCGAGAGGTTATGGGAAGGGGTGTTTTCCCTTCTTTCCAGTGCCATAATCACCATCATGGGCTTAGGCTTGCTTCGTATCAATAAGATCATGAAGGTTAAGTGGTGGATGAAGTTGGGAGATGCTTATGACTCCAACAAGCAGATCCAGCGGCCACTGCCGGACGAGGACGCTGACGCCGATACCCCCGAAGACCGGGTCGACCAGTTGGTCGCAGGCCCCGCCCGTGGCCGTAGTGGCTCACCTGGGTTGAGAAAACGGTACTTTCTTGCCATTTTGCCattcatcaccactttgaGAGAAGGCTTGGAAGCGGTGGTGTTCGTGGGTGGAATGGGCGTTTCCAACCCTCTCACCTCGTTACCACTTTCGATCATGTCAGGGATTATTCTCGGGTCGGCCATCGGATACCTTTTGTATAAAGGAGGAAACAAGTTGTCGTTGCAGTACTTTTTGATTATTCTGACGTGCTTTTTGTACACCGTGAGTGCTGGGCTTATGAGCCGTGGAGTGTGGTTCTTGGAGCTTGAGCGGTTTGTGCGGAGATGCGATGGTTTTGATGTGAGCGAGACTGGCAGTGGGCCTGGTTCCTACGACATCTCCACCAGTGTGTGGCATGTCAATTGCTGCAACGGGTTGACCGATGgttggtggatggtgtTCAACGCCATTTTTGGCTGGACCAACAGTGCTACCTATGGTAGTGTGGGTTCTTATATAGTGTACTGGTTGGTAGTATCCTTGTGGTTGGAAAGcaagttgtttgaagaaagacACGGATACTTGCCATTGATTCCTATTCGATTCCAAATCAAACGCATTAAGAAACGCATCAAGTTGTACCGGTACATACAAGAAAGCCACGCCCACCAGAAAGATCATGATTTTGATGCTCCATACGAGGATTTGCAGAGTAATCCATCAGTGGATCTTGAGCGTCTAGAAAGCCACCAGTTGTTGCACAGGGCATAG